The genome window GCCCTGGTCCAGGCCATGCTGCGGAGCAACATGCCCCTGGACGACGCGGTCATGGAAAAGGCGGAACTGCGGCACAACGAGGATGGGCCGTACCATTTTCAGCGGATCCGCCTGAACGTCGGCAGCGACCCTCTGCCGTTCATCACGACGCTGCACGAATCCCTCAGGGCCTGGGCGGAAAACGCCGAGGTCTCACGCGCCGGGGACGCCCTCCCGAACGGCCGGGGGGAGCTCTGGACCATCAACGTCAACGACGTCGTGACCCATGAGCTTGTGCTCGCATCGTTGCCGCCTTCCCGGCCGGGAACGGCGGGAGACGGGCCGGGGAGGGTGTTGCGGCGTCGTGAACCCGGCGGCGCGGCGCGGCTCGCCATCGTCATCGACGATATCGGCGAGGACATGGCGGCGGCCAGAGCATTGGCGCATCTGCCGTACCCCGTGACCTTCGCCGTCTGGCCGCGCAGCACCAATGCGCGCAAGGCCGCGGAACTGGGGCACGCCGCCGGGCGCGACATCCTCATCCACCAGCCCACCGAACCCATGAAGTATCCGGAAGTGCAGCCGGGGCCGGGGGCGCTATTCACCTCGCTGACGGATCAGGAAATAGAGGCGCGGGTAGCGGATTCCCTCACGCGGGTGCCGCACGCCATAGGCATGAACAACCATATGGGGTCCCGGTTCACGCGGGATAAACGCGCGGCCGCCGCCATGGTCCGCCCCTTGAAAAACCACGGTTTTTTCGTGCTCGACAGCATGACGCATCCCGGCTCGGTTCTGCATGCGGAGGCGTTGCGCCTCGGCATCCCGGTGCTTAAACGCGACGTTTTTCTCGACGCCCTGCCGGGGAAGGAAAATGTCGTGCGCCAGTTGCGCAAGGCGGAAAACATCGCGCTCGTCACCGGCAGCGCCGTGGCGATAGGCCATCCTCTCCCGTACACTCTCGCCGCCCTGAAAGAATGGGGGGCCCAGCGGAACGCCCAGGTCGAGCTCGTCAAACTCTCCGATCTTCTTTTTTCGCCCTGAAACGGCGTATCGTCCGTCCGGGGCTTGCCTTATGCCGTCCATGGGAGCATAACAAAACTGTAAGGGCCTGTTTGATCTGATTTTACGGGAGCCTGCATGGACAAGAAAACAGCGATCATTCATTGCGGCGTGGACCGCGACCCGCAGACGGGCGCGGCTGGCGTGCCGTTGTATCTCGCGTCCACCTACCACCAGCCGGACGTGGCCGAACACCAGGAATACGCCTATTCCCGCGTGAGCAACCCCACGCGCGGCGCGGTGGAAAAAGCCCTGGCCGAGCTTGAGGGCGGCGCGGCGGCGTTTGCCTTTTCCTCGGGCATGGCCGCCATCGCGTCATCGTTTCTGCTGTTCAGGCCGGGAGATCACGTCCTGGTCGCGGACGCCCTCTACGGGGGCACCTTCACGGCGCTGACCAAGCTGTTCAGCAACTGGGGCCTTGAAGCGACCTTTGTGGACATGACCGACCTCGACGCCGTCAAAAAGGCGATCCGCCCGGCGACGAAGTGCCTGTATATCGAAACGCCTTCCAATCCGCACCTTGCCATCACGGATCTTGCCGGGGTGGCGGCCATCGCCCGCGAGTACGGCCTGTTGACCATGATCGACAACACCTTTGCGACGCCGTACCTGCAGACACCCATGGAATTCGGGTTCGATCTTGTGCTGCACAGCGCGACCAAGTTTTTAAACGGGCACAGCGACGTGCTTGGCGGGTTCATCGTCGCGCGCACGCCGGAGCTGGCCCAACGGATTCATTTTCTCCAGGTCGCGTTCGGCGCGGTTCTGGGCGTTTCGGATTCCTGGCTCCTGTTGCGGGGGCTGCGCACCCTGGCCGTGCGGATGGAGGCGTCCCAGGCGAGCGCCGCCGTTCTGGCCCAAAAACTCTCCGAACTGCCGGAAGTAAAGGCCGTGTTTTACCCGACGCTGCCCGGCCATCCGGGCCGTGACATCCATATGCGCCAGGCGCGGGGCGGCGGGGCGGTTCTTTCCTTTGAGCTGAGGGACGGGGCAATGGCGCGGGAGTTCCTCCGCCGGGTCACGCTGCCCCTGGTCGCCGTCAGCCTTGGGGGCGTTGAGAGCATCATGAGTTACCCCGTGACCATGTCGCACGGCAGAATGCCCGAGGAAGAGCGGTTGCGCCGGGGCATCACCGACTCCCTGATCCGGTTCTCCGTCGGGCTGGAGGCCCCGGAGGACCTTCTGGCCGATATCACCGCCGCGCTTGCCGCGTGCCGTTCATAGGAGGTTTTATGGCACTTTTTGATTCCTATGCCGCCATCATCGGCAACACCCCCATGATCCGCCTGCAACGCGCCATGGGTGCAAACGCCATCGTCTTCGGCAAGATCGAAGGGGCCAACCCCTCGTCCTCCGTTAAGATCCGGGGGGCCGCGGCCATGATCCGGGACGCGGAGGAACGCGGCCTGCTCAAACCCGGCATGCGCATTATCGAGCCCACCAGCGGCAACATGGGCATCGCCCTCGCCGCGCTGGCTGCCGCCAAAGGGTATGAGCTGACCCTCGTCATGCCGGAAACCGTGAACGTGGACCGGCGGCGGCTGCTCCTGTCCCTGGGGGCCAAGCTGATCCTGACCTCCGAGACCACGGGCATGATCGGCGCGTTACGTAAGGTTGAGGAAATAGCCAGATCCAAGCCGGACGGGTATTTCAGGCCGCGCCAGTTCAGCAACCCGGTTCACGTCCAGGTTCACGAGGAATGCACCGGGCCGGAAATATGGAACGACACCAACGGCGCGATCGATGTGCTCGTCGCCGGCGTCGGAACCGGGGCCACATTGACGGGCGTTGCCCGCTACATCAAAAAGACAAAAGGGAAAAACATCACGGTGGTCGCCGTGGAACCCAAGCGCAGCCCCGTTATCAGCCAGCACTTGGCCGGGGAACCTCTGGCGCCCGGCCCGCACAAGGTTCAGGGGCTCGGCGCGGGGTTTATCCCGGATATCCTGGACGTCAGCCTGATCGACCGGGTGGAGACGACCGGAAACATGGACTCCATGTCCTTTGCCCGCACCCTGGCCAAGGAGGAAGGGCTCATGCTCGGCATCTCCTCGGGAGCCGCCGGGCTTGCCGCGTCGCGCATCGCCGCGTTGCCCGAATTCGCGGGGAAGACCATCGTCGTGATTTTGCCGGACGGCGCGGAACGGTACATGCGGACGCAGCTTTTTGAAGGCATAGAGAACTGAAAAAAGATTGCGGAAAACGAGCCCCGGCCGCGTTGCAAAGGCGGCCGGGGCTCGTTTTTTTTCAGGAAAGATTATTGATGTTCGTGTTCCGGGTTCAGCGGGTATTTTTGCTCCCCGGCCAGGCCGCAGTACCCGCGCCGCTGGTCGGAAGAACCCCATTTCGGCTCGGCCCAGCGCCAGGCGGCGCAATCTTTGCCTATACAGGGAGTCTTTTTCCCACCGACCAGGCTTTGCGGGCAGGTGTACTGGTGCGCTTCGCCGCTTTTCATGGGCATCTCCTTGTTAAAATAACTGCCGGATGTTCTGCGTGAACAGCCGGACGGCAATGGCAATGAGGATCACGCCGAAAAATTTCCGGATGATGTAAATGCCCCCTTTGCTGAGGATCCGCTCGATGCGGTCCGCCATCCTGATGACGAAATAGACCCAGGCCATATTGAGGATGAGCGCGGCCAGAATATTGGCGCTGGCGTATTCCGCCCGCAGGGAAAGCAGGGTGGTGAAGGTGCCCGCCCCGGCGATAAGGGGGAAGACCAGCGGCACGAGGGTCGCTTCTTTCATGGGGCCCTGGTTTTGGAAAATTTCAATATCCAGCAGCATTTCAAGGCCGATGAGAAAAATGACGATGGACCCGGCAACGGCGAAGGACTGGACGTCCACATGGAAGAGCCCCAGGATGATCTCGCCGGAATAGAAAAAAAGCGCCATCAAGGCAAAGGACATGACCGTGGCTTTGCCCGCGCTGACTTTCTGTCCCCTGGCTTTTAATAAGAAGATGATGGGAATGGAGCCGAGGATATCGATCACGGCGAACAGCACGATGAACGCGCTGAATATTTCCTTGGCGTTGAAACTGCTCAGCATTGCCGGTTCCGCCCGCGTTTTGCCCCCGAAAGGGATTATTCCGGTATCCTAAGTATTCCGGCATGTTTTCGTCAAGGGGGGTGATTTACACTCGCCCTTGCCGCGCGGAAAGGGTATCAGACGGAAAAGGTCTTTTTGCAGCGACGTTCGCTGACAATTTTTCCGGCCATCCGATGGAGGTACTGATGCAAAAGCTCTTTTCCCCCTGCGCCCTCGGCCCGCTGGCCTTACGCAACCCGGTTGCCTTCTTGCCCTTTTTTACCGGATACGCCGACGCGCGCGGCATGGTCACGCCGCCTCTCGTGCGGCATTATAAACGGATGGCCGCATCCGGCGCGGGGCTGATCGTGGTGGAGGCCGCCGGCCTGCGTCACAGCGCGTCGCCGTATGTGATCCACGCCTATGCCGAGGAACATGTTCCCGGCCTGGCATCCCTCGCGGAGGTCATCCACGGCCAGGGCGGCAAGGCCGTTTTGCAGATCTGCCATCCCGGCCGCTTCGCCTTTGCTCCCGGTTGCCCGGCGCCGTCCGCCGTGGCTCCTTTCGGCAACGCGGCGGTTACTCCGAAGGCCATGACAGAGGAAGACATGGCCCGCATCACCGAGGACTTTGCCGAATCGGCGGCTATCGCCATGAAGGCCGGTTTTGACGGGGTGGAACTGCACGGCGGGACCGGGTACCTTCTGGCGTCCTGTCTCTCCCCCCGCACGAATATCCGGGATGACGCATACGGCGGCAGCGCGGAAAACCGCGCCCGTTTTCCGCGCCGCGTCTGCCGGGCCGTGCGGGAGAAAGTCGGCGACTTTCCCGTGGGGTACCGGTTCATGGTCAGGGAGTATCTTGAGGGGGGCCTGAGCCTGGAAGAGGGGCTCACCGCCGGGCGGCTTATCGCGGAAGAACTGCGGCCCGCATATTTTTCCGTGACGGCCGGGACCTATGAATGTTGGGCCATGCTGGCGCGGGAAAAGGAAAAATTTGAACCGGGCTATATGCTCCCGGAAGCGGAAGCCGTGCGTAACGCGCTGCGCGTGCCGGTCATCGCCGCCGGTTTGCTGCAAACCGGGGAACTTTGCGAAAAGGCCCTGGAAACAGGGATGACCGACGCCATCGGGCTTGGCCGCGTGCTGTTCGCGGACCCGGACTGGCTGCGCAAAACGTCCGGCGAGTCCGCCGAGCCTGCCCGGCCCTGCGTGCAGTGCGATCTGTGCATGAAACAGGTCAGCACCGGCAAGCCCGTTTTGTGCAGCCGCTGGAAGAAAGCGGAGAGAGAGGCGGTCACAGACGGCGTCCCGAAGGAACGCTTCGGGAAAGCGGCGGAATAAAGGGGTTGCCGGGAGGCGTTTGCGCGCCTCCCGGCGGAAAGATCTGGGCTTATTTTTCCGTAATCGTGAACGATATTTTCTCAAAGGGGAAGGTGGCCACATAGGAGCCGGGTTTGCCGGGGATCATCGCGCCAAGGGCGCCGGTCAGGAGGTACTGGTCTTTTTCCACCCCGCCGTTCCGGGCCACGACATTGTTCACAAGCCACAGCAGCGCGTCCCACTGGCCGCCCATGGCATCCACGCCCTTGCCGCTGTTGACGGTTTCGTTGCCGCGCGTCAGGACGACGGCGGCGCCGTCGAGGTCGATGCTTTTGACGTCGCGGGGCGGGCCGATGATGAATTTATGCGTTCCGACCCCCGCCGCTGTAAGATCGAAGAAAAATACGCGGGACAAATCCGCGAAATAAATGCGCGGGATTTCGATGCAGGCATGGACGCTTTTAATCATGCCCTGCAACTCGGCCTTGCTCGCAACGGGTTTCTTGATGGCTTTGGCGGTCTTGAAGGCGATTTCCGTTTCCAGCATGATGCCGGGGAAGGATTTGATCGTCAGGGCCTTTTTGGTGTCCGTCACGGGTATCAGCCCGCTTTTGAACAAAGGGGCGCTCGCCGGGGAGGGGGCCTTGAACCGTTTGATCTGCGGCTCCGCCGTCACCCCCGCCTTGAAGCCCACGATGGAGTCCTTGGAGGCCTGCATCATTTTTTTATGCAAAATTTCCTGAATCAGATAGGCATTGCCTTCGGTCTTTTCGGCTTCCGGCACGTCAAGAAGCGGAATGGGCTTGCCGGAAGCAACGGCATTGAATATGGTGTCGGCTTCTTCCGCGACGTTTATGCCGAACGCGGCCTGGGCGGGAAAGAGCAGACCGGCGGCGACCGCCAACGTCATAAGGAAACGGCGGGGCTTCATGCGGCACTTCATGCGGCACCTCTTCGGGAGGGTTGATGGTCCATCGTAAGCGCGTGGCTGGCCTGAACAATATCAGATAGGCTATCCTTGAAAATACCGCATGTCAAAAAAAGAATCTTCTCTCGTGAAAAAGAATGAAAACCCTAACGATTCCGGAGAGAAACATCTCATGGACAGGGCTGCCGAGCGGGTGTGGACAAGGGATTTCATCCTGATCTGGAGCGCGCATTTTCTGCTGAGTCTGGCCTTTCACGCAACCATGCCGGTCTTTCCCGTTCTGTTGCAGGACCGTTTCGGCCTCGAGGGCATCGCCATGGGCGCGGCGGCGGCAAGTTACACGCTCTCCGCCATCTTGCTCCGCCCGCCTGCCGGGTATTTGCTCGACCGTTTCGGCCGCAGGAGCGTGTACCTGCCGTCATATTGTCTGTTCGCCCTGGTTTTTCTTCTGTATCCGCTGGCATCGGACGCCGTTGCCGTCACCGGGGCGCGTTTCCTGCACGGCGCGGTCTGGGGCGTCGTCATGGGGGCCGCCAACACGGCGGCCGTCGACCTGCTGCCCGCTAAGCGGAGGGGGGAGGGGATAGGCTACTTCGGCCTGGCCATGATCTGCAGCATGGCCGCCGGGCCCGGCATAGGCCTGTACTGCGTGGAAGCGTTCGGGTTTGACGTCTTGTTCCGGGGCGCTTTTCTTCTGACCCTGGCGGGGTTCGCCGTGGTTCTGCCGTTGCGTTTCCCGGATATTCCGCGAAGCGACAGGCCCTTTGCCCTCACGGCCCTTTTTGAGAAAACAAGCCTGCCCGCGAGTTTGGCCGTGTTGATCTTCTGCGTGCCCTTCGGCGCGGTGAACAATTATTCCGGCCTGTTTTCCCGAAGCATTCCCGGCGCTTCGGCAGGGGTATTTTTTCTTTGTCTGGCGATCGGCACCGGCATTACCCGGCTTTTTTCCGGGCAACTGTTCGACCGCGGCGGCCCGTCGCGCATCATGCGTTCCGCGTACGCCATATTGCTGGCCGGTTGCGCGCTCATGGTCGCTTCCGGCCTGTTGCCGTGGGGGGCTGTCTCTTTCAGCGCGGGCGGGCTGTGCATCGGCATGGGCTTCGGCATCGCGGTTCCCGTGATCCAGGCCATGGTCAACGCCCTGGTTTCCCCCCAGCGCCGGGGAGCGGCCAATTCCACAATGATGACCGCCTTTGACCTGGGCATCTGCCTGGGGCTTTTGACCACGAGCCACCTGTACGCCACGGTCGGCGTTTCCGGAACCTACGGCGTTCTATGCGGTTGCATCGTTCTTTCCGCGTTGGTCTTTTTCCTTTTCGCCCTGCCTCGATATGTGAAAGACCTGGCCGGGCAAGGAAAAACCTGATGCGGACGCGGGACGGCGGATATCACCATTGACAGGGGGCGTGGATTGTTCTTTGATGCACCGTTTGCCTGAAAAAATATCCTCTTTTCACTCTGAAAGAGAGGAAAATCCCGGAGGATACCCATGAAAAAACATGTTTTGATCGTGACCGGCAGCCCCCGCAGAGGCGGGAACAGCGACCTTCTCGCCGACGCCTTTGCCAAGGGCGCGCTAGGGGCTGGCCATGACGTCATGCGGTTTTCGAGCGCCAAAGACAAGGTAACCGGCTGCATCGCCTGCGATACCTGCTGGAGCAAGGGAAAGCCCTGTTCCTTTGACGACGGCTTTGACACGCTCGCCCCCATGCTGGAGCAGGCGGATACACTCGTGCTGTGCGGGCCGCTCTACTGGTTTTCCTTCAGTGCGCAGTTGAAAGCCGCCATCGACAAGCTGTACGCCTACATGAAGCCGCAATGCCCGCGCAAATTGACAATAACGGAGTCCGCGCTCCTGATGTGCGCCGAGGACACGGATATGAACGCCTTCAACGGCCCGGTCGCTACCTATAATTCCATTCTGGGATATCTCGGCTGGCAGGACAGGGGAATGCTGCTCGTGCCCGGCGTGAACGCGAAAGGCGATATCCTGAAAACGGACGCCCTTGCTCTCGCGGAAAAGATGGGGAGCGAAATGTAAAAGGCAGCCCGTCATGGAGCTGCCTTGCTGATGTCATTTACGGGCCGCAATGGACAGGCTGACGACGTAGTCGGCCATTTCCTCGCCTTTGGGTAAGGTCTCGGCTATCTGCCTGTATAGCGGATCGTTCCAGTCCTGCATGTTCCGTACGTAGTCGGGTTTGGGCGTCAGCACGATGGAGGCAAACCCGGCTTTTTCCAGCATGGCCCTGGTTTCGTCCACCAGCACCGCTCCTGCCACGCACCCGACCAGTGCCGCGGCCATTTCCCGGATGGCATCGGGAAGAGGGCGCAGCAAGGCGAGATCGGAAACGGACACCGCGCCTCCGGGCTTCAATACGCGGAA of uncultured delta proteobacterium contains these proteins:
- a CDS encoding conserved exported hypothetical protein (Evidence 4 : Homologs of previously reported genes of unknown function), producing the protein MRKILRFFSLPGVYIAIVGVLVLFGGAFLWRGMVVPQGNMAAQTSGGRQGSQAQPAVLAEPGGDARASVSRALLNMVDLAYEEPFEMHLEDAVKQADFALVQAMLRSNMPLDDAVMEKAELRHNEDGPYHFQRIRLNVGSDPLPFITTLHESLRAWAENAEVSRAGDALPNGRGELWTINVNDVVTHELVLASLPPSRPGTAGDGPGRVLRRREPGGAARLAIVIDDIGEDMAAARALAHLPYPVTFAVWPRSTNARKAAELGHAAGRDILIHQPTEPMKYPEVQPGPGALFTSLTDQEIEARVADSLTRVPHAIGMNNHMGSRFTRDKRAAAAMVRPLKNHGFFVLDSMTHPGSVLHAEALRLGIPVLKRDVFLDALPGKENVVRQLRKAENIALVTGSAVAIGHPLPYTLAALKEWGAQRNAQVELVKLSDLLFSP
- the metC gene encoding Cystathionine beta-lyase MetC, encoding MDKKTAIIHCGVDRDPQTGAAGVPLYLASTYHQPDVAEHQEYAYSRVSNPTRGAVEKALAELEGGAAAFAFSSGMAAIASSFLLFRPGDHVLVADALYGGTFTALTKLFSNWGLEATFVDMTDLDAVKKAIRPATKCLYIETPSNPHLAITDLAGVAAIAREYGLLTMIDNTFATPYLQTPMEFGFDLVLHSATKFLNGHSDVLGGFIVARTPELAQRIHFLQVAFGAVLGVSDSWLLLRGLRTLAVRMEASQASAAVLAQKLSELPEVKAVFYPTLPGHPGRDIHMRQARGGGAVLSFELRDGAMAREFLRRVTLPLVAVSLGGVESIMSYPVTMSHGRMPEEERLRRGITDSLIRFSVGLEAPEDLLADITAALAACRS
- the cysK gene encoding cysteine synthase A, O-acetylserine sulfhydrolase A subunit (Evidence 2a : Function of homologous gene experimentally demonstrated in an other organism; PubMedId : 2457575, 3062311, 3290198, 6302202, 8506346, 8774726, 9298646; Product type e : enzyme) — protein: MALFDSYAAIIGNTPMIRLQRAMGANAIVFGKIEGANPSSSVKIRGAAAMIRDAEERGLLKPGMRIIEPTSGNMGIALAALAAAKGYELTLVMPETVNVDRRRLLLSLGAKLILTSETTGMIGALRKVEEIARSKPDGYFRPRQFSNPVHVQVHEECTGPEIWNDTNGAIDVLVAGVGTGATLTGVARYIKKTKGKNITVVAVEPKRSPVISQHLAGEPLAPGPHKVQGLGAGFIPDILDVSLIDRVETTGNMDSMSFARTLAKEEGLMLGISSGAAGLAASRIAALPEFAGKTIVVILPDGAERYMRTQLFEGIEN
- a CDS encoding hypothetical protein (Evidence 5 : No homology to any previously reported sequences) yields the protein MPMKSGEAHQYTCPQSLVGGKKTPCIGKDCAAWRWAEPKWGSSDQRRGYCGLAGEQKYPLNPEHEHQ
- a CDS encoding MarC family membrane protein produces the protein MLSSFNAKEIFSAFIVLFAVIDILGSIPIIFLLKARGQKVSAGKATVMSFALMALFFYSGEIILGLFHVDVQSFAVAGSIVIFLIGLEMLLDIEIFQNQGPMKEATLVPLVFPLIAGAGTFTTLLSLRAEYASANILAALILNMAWVYFVIRMADRIERILSKGGIYIIRKFFGVILIAIAVRLFTQNIRQLF
- a CDS encoding NADH:flavin oxidoreductase/NADH oxidase, which produces MQKLFSPCALGPLALRNPVAFLPFFTGYADARGMVTPPLVRHYKRMAASGAGLIVVEAAGLRHSASPYVIHAYAEEHVPGLASLAEVIHGQGGKAVLQICHPGRFAFAPGCPAPSAVAPFGNAAVTPKAMTEEDMARITEDFAESAAIAMKAGFDGVELHGGTGYLLASCLSPRTNIRDDAYGGSAENRARFPRRVCRAVREKVGDFPVGYRFMVREYLEGGLSLEEGLTAGRLIAEELRPAYFSVTAGTYECWAMLAREKEKFEPGYMLPEAEAVRNALRVPVIAAGLLQTGELCEKALETGMTDAIGLGRVLFADPDWLRKTSGESAEPARPCVQCDLCMKQVSTGKPVLCSRWKKAEREAVTDGVPKERFGKAAE
- a CDS encoding putative 2-hydroxypenta-2,4-dienoate hydratase (Evidence 3 : Function proposed based on presence of conserved amino acid motif, structural feature or limited homology); this translates as MKCRMKPRRFLMTLAVAAGLLFPAQAAFGINVAEEADTIFNAVASGKPIPLLDVPEAEKTEGNAYLIQEILHKKMMQASKDSIVGFKAGVTAEPQIKRFKAPSPASAPLFKSGLIPVTDTKKALTIKSFPGIMLETEIAFKTAKAIKKPVASKAELQGMIKSVHACIEIPRIYFADLSRVFFFDLTAAGVGTHKFIIGPPRDVKSIDLDGAAVVLTRGNETVNSGKGVDAMGGQWDALLWLVNNVVARNGGVEKDQYLLTGALGAMIPGKPGSYVATFPFEKISFTITEK
- a CDS encoding putative Uncharacterized MFS-type transporter YwoG (Evidence 3 : Function proposed based on presence of conserved amino acid motif, structural feature or limited homology), with product MSKKESSLVKKNENPNDSGEKHLMDRAAERVWTRDFILIWSAHFLLSLAFHATMPVFPVLLQDRFGLEGIAMGAAAASYTLSAILLRPPAGYLLDRFGRRSVYLPSYCLFALVFLLYPLASDAVAVTGARFLHGAVWGVVMGAANTAAVDLLPAKRRGEGIGYFGLAMICSMAAGPGIGLYCVEAFGFDVLFRGAFLLTLAGFAVVLPLRFPDIPRSDRPFALTALFEKTSLPASLAVLIFCVPFGAVNNYSGLFSRSIPGASAGVFFLCLAIGTGITRLFSGQLFDRGGPSRIMRSAYAILLAGCALMVASGLLPWGAVSFSAGGLCIGMGFGIAVPVIQAMVNALVSPQRRGAANSTMMTAFDLGICLGLLTTSHLYATVGVSGTYGVLCGCIVLSALVFFLFALPRYVKDLAGQGKT
- a CDS encoding NADPH-dependent FMN reductase, with protein sequence MKKHVLIVTGSPRRGGNSDLLADAFAKGALGAGHDVMRFSSAKDKVTGCIACDTCWSKGKPCSFDDGFDTLAPMLEQADTLVLCGPLYWFSFSAQLKAAIDKLYAYMKPQCPRKLTITESALLMCAEDTDMNAFNGPVATYNSILGYLGWQDRGMLLVPGVNAKGDILKTDALALAEKMGSEM